Proteins from one Clostridium cellulovorans 743B genomic window:
- the glgB gene encoding 1,4-alpha-glucan branching protein GlgB, whose amino-acid sequence MKLQDFYEGKSFDAYEYFGAHKESNGFTFRTYAPRAKHVTIIGEFNNWQEEAMSQEFQSGVFSISGVSADYGMMYKYCIYTEDGRRDEHCDPYGFFMELRPGTCSITTDLNSYSFNDEEWMKNRSVNYDKPLNIYELHLGSWKKKTDEEEGWYSYSEIADLIIDYVREDGYTHIEIMPLSEHPCDESWGYQNTGFFAPTARYGTPDQLKEMIDKLHQSGIGVILDFVPVHFAIDAYGLRNYDGTCLYEYPSTDVGTSEWGSYNFIYSRREVRCFMQSAANYWLKEFHFDGLRMDAVSRLIYWQGDEKRGENGQSIEFLKVMNSGLKSIHPTAMLIAEDSSAYEGVTRPVELNGLGFDYKWDLGWMHDTLEYFQTAPEYRARDYHKLTFSMLYFYSEKYLLALSHDEVVHGKATIMQKMSGYYEDKFPQARAMYLYMIMHPGKKLNFMGNEIGQLREWNEKREQDWDILQYPVHDCYHQYTLNLNQIYKYYEPLHDDYSLHNFKWIDCEQNDKCIYTIARTGVKQTLLAVFNFGNEDCENYYITLKEGQEVKLILHSNWERYSGTVSETEEFYKINDEDDIIELSMEVAKFSGILFEIID is encoded by the coding sequence ATGAAACTTCAGGATTTTTATGAGGGAAAATCTTTTGATGCATATGAGTATTTTGGCGCTCATAAAGAAAGTAACGGATTTACTTTTCGTACCTATGCACCAAGAGCAAAACATGTAACGATAATAGGTGAATTTAATAATTGGCAAGAAGAGGCTATGAGTCAAGAATTTCAAAGTGGTGTCTTTTCTATTAGTGGAGTTTCGGCAGATTACGGTATGATGTATAAGTATTGCATTTATACAGAAGACGGAAGAAGAGATGAGCATTGTGATCCATATGGGTTCTTTATGGAGTTAAGGCCTGGTACTTGTTCCATTACTACAGATTTAAACTCATATAGTTTTAACGATGAGGAATGGATGAAAAATCGTAGTGTTAACTATGATAAACCTCTTAACATATATGAACTTCATTTAGGCTCTTGGAAAAAGAAGACTGATGAGGAAGAAGGCTGGTATTCGTATTCCGAAATTGCTGATTTAATAATTGATTATGTCAGGGAAGACGGATATACCCATATTGAAATTATGCCACTATCAGAACATCCCTGTGATGAATCATGGGGATATCAGAATACTGGATTTTTTGCTCCAACAGCGAGGTATGGAACGCCAGATCAGTTGAAAGAGATGATAGATAAATTACATCAGTCAGGTATTGGTGTTATTTTAGATTTTGTTCCGGTTCATTTTGCCATTGATGCTTATGGATTAAGAAATTATGATGGCACTTGTTTATATGAGTATCCAAGTACGGACGTAGGGACAAGTGAATGGGGTAGTTATAATTTTATATATTCAAGGCGAGAAGTAAGGTGTTTTATGCAGTCAGCAGCTAATTATTGGCTTAAAGAGTTTCATTTTGATGGATTGAGAATGGATGCAGTAAGTCGTCTTATTTATTGGCAAGGGGATGAAAAAAGAGGGGAAAATGGACAATCTATAGAGTTTCTTAAAGTAATGAATTCAGGATTGAAAAGTATACATCCAACAGCAATGCTTATAGCAGAAGATTCTTCTGCATATGAAGGGGTTACTAGACCAGTAGAATTAAATGGATTAGGTTTTGATTACAAATGGGATTTAGGGTGGATGCATGACACCTTAGAATATTTTCAAACAGCGCCAGAATATCGTGCAAGGGACTATCATAAACTAACTTTTTCCATGCTGTATTTTTATAGTGAAAAATACCTTTTAGCTCTTTCGCATGACGAGGTAGTACATGGAAAAGCCACTATTATGCAAAAAATGAGTGGATATTACGAAGATAAATTTCCTCAAGCAAGGGCTATGTACCTATATATGATAATGCATCCAGGAAAGAAACTTAATTTTATGGGAAATGAGATTGGACAGCTAAGAGAATGGAATGAAAAAAGAGAACAAGATTGGGATATTTTGCAATATCCCGTTCATGATTGTTACCACCAATATACTTTAAACTTAAATCAAATTTATAAATATTATGAGCCATTACATGATGACTATAGCCTACATAATTTTAAGTGGATAGATTGTGAGCAAAATGATAAATGTATTTATACAATAGCAAGAACTGGGGTTAAACAGACATTGTTAGCAGTTTTTAACTTTGGAAATGAAGATTGCGAAAACTATTATATAACCTTAAAAGAAGGACAAGAAGTGAAGTTGATTCTTCATAGTAATTGGGAACGCTATAGTGGTACTGTTTCAGAAACTGAAGAATTCTATAAAATTAATGATGAGGATGATATTATTGAATTATCCATGGAGGTAGCCAAATTTAGTGGTATCTTATTTGAGATAATCGATTAA